The genomic stretch TGAATGAAGAAAGGTAAGATGGAAATCTGAAGGAGGCAACCCTGAACCCCAACCAGTTTGTCGGGCTGTTGACTTGGTTACCAGAAGGTTATAAGTTCGACTCTCAGCGGAGTTacttattggccttcttggtttgaaccagTCAATAATGGACAAACTAGATTGATTTATCTTCTTTGTGGTCTTTTGCTGGCTAGAATCACAAGGGCAGGGTTTATCTATCTCGGATAGGGATTGCAGGTGTTCCTGGTCAGTTAAAAAAAGGTGGAAATGTGAAACCTTGCAATGAGATTAGCCacttcataaataaaaaatggaggTGAATTATCATGTGGTCAATGAAAATTATATAGAATCATGTGTATTCTTGGAATAActaatcttttgtttttttagagCTAATAGTTTCAGGTTTAACTGATATATGTACTCAAGTGATATATTAATCTTTAGCTTTAACTTGTTGACAAAAAAGTTCACCTACTATTGTACATTGATTAGACATTCAAACAGAACAGTTTTCTCATTGCTTTTCCTTAGTTTCTATGTTCAATCTCTGtacttttgtttaatttgtttcaaattcAGGGTGCAGAACTTCAGAAACATATCCATCAAACCTTGGGGAGTGGAAACTTGAGGGAAGTGGTTCGTCTCCCGCCCGGGGAAGATCTTAATGAATGGCTGGCTGTTAACAGTAATATATTACTTCCTATGAAGCTTTTTGTCTATTGACTTATACTGTCAATTTGCATATTGGAATGCAATGCTTTGTTTGTCTTTCTACTTggtatatctattgtataagaTGTGGTTGAAGTGAGCATCTCATAGTCCATATAACTTGTAGAATGTGCATTTATCTCCTGTTGAGTCCCACGTTGAAAAATAAGAGATaaacatatgagtttataaggctACGAGTTAGACTAGCCAATTGATTGAATTCAgttttttagtgtggtttgatCCTGTGCTTTATAGCCACATTGTATTAGAGcttggattcagtcttttagtgtggtcCAGAAAAGGGATATCGGCCCAATCTTAGACTATAACATCTCCCTCCATGCACTTTTAGTGGAGCTTAATAGTCTGTTGTATTGTATACAGCTGTGGATTTCTTTAACCAAGTGAATATATTGTATGGCACTCTCACTGAATTCTGCACTCCGACAACCTGTCCAACGATGAATGCAGGGCCGAGGTATGCTTCTTAGCTTACACCTGTTCCATGATTCGACTCTCGTGATACAATATAATGGCGTGTTCTCAAATTAATTCGTTTTTGGGAAGGTATGAGTATCGATGGGCTGATGGAGTTGCTATAAAGAGACCCATCGAGGTTTCTGCTCCTAAATATGTTGATTATTTGATGGATTGGATTGAAAAGCAGCTAGACGACGAGTCAATCTTTCCTCAAAAGTTAGGTGTGTACACTCTTATCTGTCAGGGGTGAAACGAGTTTTTCCTGATTAGGCACAACGAGTTTATAGTTTGTATTTGATTGCTCGTTTCCTTGTGTGCTACAGGTGCTCCGTTTCCAGCCAATTTCCAGGATGTTGTGAAGACGGTGCTTAAGAGGCTGTTTCGCGTCTATGCTCATATCTACCATTCACATTTCAAGAAGATTGTGAGCCTGAAAGAAGAAGCTCACCTTAACACCTGCTTCAAGCATTTTGTTCTCTTCACATGGGTGAGTTTCGTTGAATAAAACGCCTCGTGTTTCTTCAAATGTGCTTTTCTGTCTTCCTGACGCCTTGCCTACTTGGGTTGATCAAATGTAGGAGTTCCAGTTAATCGACGAG from Ipomoea triloba cultivar NCNSP0323 chromosome 12, ASM357664v1 encodes the following:
- the LOC115999869 gene encoding MOB kinase activator-like 1A produces the protein MSLFGIGSRNQKTFRPKKSAPSGSKGAELQKHIHQTLGSGNLREVVRLPPGEDLNEWLAVNTVDFFNQVNILYGTLTEFCTPTTCPTMNAGPRYEYRWADGVAIKRPIEVSAPKYVDYLMDWIEKQLDDESIFPQKLGAPFPANFQDVVKTVLKRLFRVYAHIYHSHFKKIVSLKEEAHLNTCFKHFVLFTWEFQLIDEGELAPLHELVGSILQA